The Toxotes jaculatrix isolate fToxJac2 chromosome 14, fToxJac2.pri, whole genome shotgun sequence genome window below encodes:
- the zgc:113531 gene encoding von Willebrand factor C domain-containing protein 2-like: MANNSSERLSLERRIRTAVLALLLCAQAGFGLSVAGQQESTCEANGSIYYVGEWYFLDSDHCTQCECTAEGSACARTECTSLPAACIHVSHYPTDCCPRCEKIGCEYRGVVYELGQNFQPSECEQCTCDSDGIARCLVADCAPPPCVNPVYEPGKCCPECKEGPNCYVDASRSQVIPAGEPIWVDSCTKCRCHDGQDAGYWEGNRLATCSRLKNCTPEQPSTQQN; this comes from the exons ATGGCAAATAATTCCAGTGAGCGCCTCTCCTTGGAGCGCAGGATACGCACGGCCGTTTTGGCGCTCCTGCTTTGCGCACAGGCCGGATTTGGCCTCTCAGTCGCCGGACAGCAGGAGAGCACCTGCGAGGCCAACGGCAGCATATACTACGTCGGGGAATGGTATTTTCTGGACTCTGATCACTGCACCCAGTGTGAGTGTACCGCTGAGGGATCCGCGTGTGCCCGCACTGAGTGCACCTCTCTCCCGgctgcatgcatccatgtcagCCACTACCCCACCGACTGTTGTCCCAGGTGCGAGAAGATCGGGTGTGAGTACCGGGGAGTGGTGTACGAGCTGGGGCAGAACTTCCAG CCTTCAGAATGTGAGCAGTGCACTTGTGACAGTGATGGCATCGCCCGCTGTCTAGTTGCAGATTGTGCCCCTCCACCATGTGTCAACCCTGTCTACGAGCCGGGAAAATGCTGCCCTGAATGCAAGGAGG GTCCCAACTGCTACGTTGATGCCTCACGCAGTCAGGTGATTCCTGCAGGAGAGCCCATCTGGGTCGACTCCTGCACCAAGTGTCGCTGTCACGATGGCCAGGATGCTGGCTACTGGGAGGGAAACCGTCTCGCCACCTGTTCCCGCCTCAAAAACTGTACTCCTGAACAACCGTCCACCCAGCAAAACTGA